ATGGAGGGAGCCTTAGAGAAGCTCCACTTACAAACTATGAGTCTCCACTGTAAGCTTAGCTGTGTTTCCTTTATGATGATTTCTCTTGTTTATTCTGAATTATGCAAATTACAAGTTAGTTCTAGTTTATATATAAAGAGTTCATTATATATGCTGGAATTATTAGCATGTTGGAGCCTGGAACTGAGATAGGCTTTGTATGACATTGTTGCCTTCTTTCAAGATTATTGTAGAATTTCTCAAACCTGCATATACCACCCTCTTCTGTTTTTGTTGCTTCTAACAGAAAGAAAACTAAAACATTGCAGTTATTGATGCTGACTCCTGCATCCAAATTTTATATAGGTAAATATATACAGAGACAGATAACTTGTCAACAATTTCTGAAACCAAGTTCAGCTGGCATTGCTGAGGATTTCTCTCCCATCCATATCAAACACTCTAGCTTTTTAAGCCGGCACAGAGATCCAGTAAAGGTAAGAAAAGTTAAGGTTCTTCTCCATTGATAAATTGTTCTGGTTATTTATGTGCTGATAATTTGTTTTCTGATCTCAGGTTTCTGcaatgaggaggaggaggatatATCAAAGTACAGAAACTTATGTGCTCTTAGAACCTGGAGAAGATGAGAAGTTTGTTTCTGAAGAAGAGCTAAAAGCTAAGTTGAAAGATTATCTTGAGAATTGGCCTAGCCCGGCCTTGCCACCAGATCTTGCAAGATTTCAAACCATTGATGATGCAGTTTCTTTC
The Manihot esculenta cultivar AM560-2 chromosome 1, M.esculenta_v8, whole genome shotgun sequence genome window above contains:
- the LOC110621643 gene encoding protein CHLORORESPIRATORY REDUCTION 7, chloroplastic, whose product is MLRALGAAVSMEGALEKLHLQTMSLHCKYIQRQITCQQFLKPSSAGIAEDFSPIHIKHSSFLSRHRDPVKVSAMRRRRIYQSTETYVLLEPGEDEKFVSEEELKAKLKDYLENWPSPALPPDLARFQTIDDAVSFLVSSVCELEIDGDVGSVQWYQVRLE